Below is a genomic region from Candidatus Krumholzibacteriota bacterium.
AATTCCGGGCCGTCGTAACGGACCAGCACGTCGGAGAACTCCACTCCCTGGAAGGGATTGCCCGTGATGCGCTCGAAGCGCAGGGAGAAGGGCGTGCCGCCGAGCAGGGAGCGCGACACCATGCGCGACGCGGTGCTGGCGAAGAAATCCGTATGGACGAAGAGGAGAAAGAAGGCGATGAACGCGACGACGATACCCGAGAGGAACCCGAGCGCCGAGGTGAGCCTCGATTTCAACAGCCGCTTGACCACGCGCCGCTCCTCAGAAGATCTGTCCGAGGCTGATGTGCACCCACGAATCGTAATCCATCTCGGGGGTCCGCTTCATGGGAAACCCCACGTCGAGCCGCAGGGGACCGACCGGCGTGTTGAGACGGAACCCGAAGCCGACGCTCGTCCGGTAATCGAGCGCGTCGTTCTCCTTCTCGTCGCCGTACGGGGCGAACCGGTCTATCCTGATCTCGTCGAGGGAACGCCAGACGTTCCCGCCGTCGAGGAAGGCGGCCATCCCGAGATTGTACCGGGAGAGCCAGGGGATCGGGAAACGCAGTTCGAGGTTCGTGAGGAGCAGGATCCTTCCTCCCATCGGCTCGTTTCCGTCCCGCAGGGGACCGAGCGAGTTCTCCTTGTAGCCCCGTACCGAGTTGCCGCCCCCGGCGAAGAATCGGCTTTCGATCGGCAGCCCACCCTCCTCGCTCTTCCCGAAGGGATCCGCGTACCCGGCGCGGACACGCCACGCGAGAACCGTTCCGGCGGCGAGCCGCCGGTAGCTCTGATAGGCGGCGACGAGCGACCAGTACTCGTCGTCCCCGCCGAGGAACCCGCCGCTGTAGCGCGCCTGCGTAGTGACGTAGTTCCCCTTCGCGGGATTGAAATAGAAATCGCGCGTGTCCCGCGTGAAGTTGAGATCGAGGGACCGGCGGCGGGAACTCTCCCGCTCGTCAACGACATCGAACCTCCTGATCCGCTCGAACACGTAGCTGCACAGGAGCGTCGTCTGCCGCGAGAACCGCCTCGAGACCGTCGCCGTCGCGCTCGTCGCCTTGACGATCGCCGGCTCGACCGTCGCGTCCCGCTCGTACGACGCGCCGATGGAGAAGGTGTTCCACGTGCCGAGGACGTGCGGGAAGTTCAACTGTCCCTCGTGCCTGAGGAACTTGTTCCTGAGATCGAGCTCGTCGAAGGAGAACCGGTTGTCCGGAAAGAGCTGGAACGCGTAGGAACTCTCGACGTTCAGCGCGAGTCCGCTGCCGAGGAGGTTGCGCTGGCCCCACTCCGCGAACACACGGCTTCCCTGAACGTTCCCGACGCCGAATCCCGTCTCGATGAAGCCCATCCTCCTCTCGCGCACCTGCAGGTTCAGGTCGACGGTGCCGCCCCGTACGTCGAGGTCGACCGGTTCGATCTCCACCGATGTGAAATACCCCGTGTTGTAGAGGTTCTGCTTGGACTCCAGCACCTCGCCGAGACGAAAGAACTCGCCCCGTTCGAAGGTCAGCTCCCGGGTGATGAGCCCTTCCCTGACCTTGCGGTTGCCGCCGACCGCGATTGCGTCGATCCGCACGGGCTCCTGCGAATCGACCGACCAGGCGATATCGACGGCCGTCGAATCGACCGACGCGTCCCAGGTCGCGACCGCGCCGAGGTATCCGAGTTCGAAGTGCTTGCGCAGTATGGCGTACCGGTCGTTCTCGAGGAGATTCGGGTTATAGGGCGCCCCCTCGATGAGACGCAGGTCCTTCCGCACGTTGCGCGGGCTCACGAGATCGAATCCCTCGAAGGAAAGCGAACGGACCGTCGTCTGCGGCCCCTCGTTGACGAGTATCCTGATCGTCACCTCGTTGTCCTTCTCGTCCCGCTCGACCGATTCGATCGAGACCTGGGCATCGAAGAACCCGTTCTTCTCGTAGAAGGCGGCGATCGTCTGCACGTCGCGGCGGAGGAAATCCCGGCGGTACCGGGGCTTCCTGAAGATGTGGTAGAAACGCGATTCCCTCGTGCGCATCCGCTTCTTGAGGGTCTCGTCGTCGAAGGACCGGTTGCCGAGTATGAGGATGCGCCGGACGGTGGGAAGCTCGATGCCGAAATCCGCGGCGCCGGTCTCGCCCGGTCCGCAGAGGAGCAGGATCGCCAGGACGAACTGGACGAGCCGTCGGGATGCGATGATACGGAGATGCATTGCGATTGACAACACCCGCGCGGAGATGTACCGTTGCATCCTGCCGCCGGCACAGGACAACGGCCCGGCGCGACCGCTCACCGGCCGGACCGGACGACGAGGTGATCCCGTGAACGTTCGAGCGTATCCCGCATGTCTCCCGCTTCTCATCCTGGCCTTCGCGGCCGTCGTGGTCTCGTGCCACGGCCCTGCAGAAGAGGACGCCTCGCCGACGCTCACGGAGGACGAACGATATATCGTCCTTCTTTACATGAAGATAACCGAAATCGAAATGAATCTCCAAGACAATCCTGAGGAGCAGGGGAAAAAGTGGGACGAGCTGAGGACGGAGTTCGATCCCGCACGCATCCGCGCTGCCCTCGACGGGCTCGAGAAGGATCCCGCCCGCTGGGTCGCCGTCTACGAACGGATCTCCGAACTCACGCAACGCCGGAGGGACCGGCGGCGCGAGATCGAGGTCGGCTCCTGACGCCGGCGGATTCCCGCCGGCTCGCTCACCTGCCGAAGAGATTGAAGATATCCATCACGAAGATGAACGCGATCAGGGCGATCAGGATGACGAAACCCACCTGCGCCATGACGTTCTGCACCCGCTGATTCATTCGCCGCCCCGTCGCGAACTCCACGGCGAAGATGACGAAATGCCCCCCGTCGAAGGGCAGGATCGGCAACATGTTGAAGATCGCCAGGTTCAGCGAGAAGAAGGCGATGAAATAGACGAGGTAGTCGAATCCCCACCGGATCATGTCGCCCGCCATGATGCCCACGCGCAGCGGCCCGCCGACCGTCCGCACGGTCGCGTGACCGGTGACGAGCTTCACGAGGAAATCGACGATCGAGCGGAGCATCCCCGTGACCGACGCCATGCCGTGGCGGAAGGCGTCGGGGAAGGGCAGCCTGACCCGCTCGTACGGCGGCCCGATACCGATCCCTCCCACCTTCACCACGTCGAGTTTCTCTCCCTCCGAGGCGGCATCGATCCCCGCCGGCACGATCGTGTCGGTGCGAACCACCCCGGCCTGTTCCCACGTGAAGGCCATCGGCACGCCCGGGCGCGGGTGTATCCACTCCTCGAGTTCGGCGTAGGTCGTCACCGTCGTGTCGTTGATCGCGAGTATCGTCGCGCCGGCCCGCATCCCCGCCTTCCACGCCGGGGCATCCCGCTTGACGTTGCCGACCTTCGACGGCAGGGGGGCCCGGAGGCCGAGATCCCAGTACCCCGAGGAGTCGTCGAGGACGGGAGTCGCGGTGAGCGCCAGTTCATTTCCGCCGCGCCGGACGAGGAAGGAGGACGGAACGCCCGTCTCGAAGATCACGGAACGCTGGATGTCGTCCCAGAAGCGGAAGGTCTCGCCGTTGACGGCGAGGATCTCGTCGCCCGGGAGGAATCCGGCCTCGGCCGCCGGCGACCCATCGACGACCGCCCCGACGACCGTCGCGGGATTGACGTACAGGCCGTAGAACCAGCCCGCGAGGACGTAGATCAGGACGGCGAGCAGGGCGTTCATGAACGGCCCGGCGAGGACGACGCTCATCTTCCCGAGAGGATGCTTGTGCCGGTAGAGCCGATGCTCGGGCAGATCGGGCACGCCATCCTCGGGCTCGCTCTCCTCGTCTGGATTCTCGCCGGCGAACTTGACGTATCCGCCGAAGGGGAGGGCCGAGATCGCGTATTCGGTCTCTCCGACGCGCTTTCGCAGCAGTTTGGGGCCGAATCCGAACGAGAAGGTGATCACGTAGATGCCGTTCAGCTTCGCGACGATGAAATGGCCGAACTCGTGCACGAATACGACGATGCCCAGGACGAACAGGAAGGCGACGATCGTGAGCAGCATGTGACCTCCATCAATCGGTGACGGCACCCGCGTGCCGGGCGGCAAGAAAATCCCGTGTCCAGCGATCGGCGGCGAGAACATCCTCGATTTTTCTCACCGCCGCGGTTCGATGCGCCCCGAGAGCCTCCTCCAGCCAGTCGACGATCTCGAGGAATCCGATACGCCCGCGCAGGAAGGCGTCGACGGCGACTTCGTCCGCCGCGTTGAGCACGGCCGGCGCCGTCCCCCCCGCGCGGGCCGTCTCGAGCGTGAGCTCGAAGGCGGGATACTCCTTCAGAACGGGAAGGAATTCCAGCCGGCCGATCTCGTCGAGCGCCAGGCTCTTCCAGGGGAAATCGACGATCGCCGGATAGCGGAACGCCCCGAGGATGGGCAGGCGCATGTCGGGCGGCGCGAGATGAGCAATGAACGATCCGTCCCGCAGGCGGACGAGCGCGTGCACGATCGACTGCGGGTGGACGACGACGGAGATCCGGTCGTAGGGGAAACCGAAGAGCCAGTGCGCCTCGATCACCTCGAGACCCTTGTTGACGAGGGTCGCCGAATCCACCGTCACCTTCCGTCCCATCCGCCATGTCGGATGATCGAGCACGTCGCCGATCGAGACGGCGCCGAGCTCGTCACGGCTTTTGCCGAGAAAGGGTCCGCCCGAAGCGGTCAAAACGATCTCGTCGACATCCGCCTCGTAGCCGTGCAGGCACCGTGCCAGGGAGAAGTGCTCGCTGTCGACCGGAATGATCGCCGCCTTCCGCTCCGCGGCGAGAGCGGTGACCAGTCCCCCCGCCGTCACGAGGGTCTCCTTGTTCGCGAGGGCGACGTCGCACCCCGCATCGAGGGCCGCGACGGTCGGCTCCAGGCCGGATATCCCGACGAGTGCGTTCAGCACGAGATCCGGCCGGCACTCCCCGATAAGGTCGCCTAGGGCCCCGTCGCCCGCCCCGCGGAAGCGCGGCGCCGTTTCCGGATCGCCGGCGAGCCCGTCGAGTGCCTCCGTTCCGGCCATCGTGAACAGGGCGCCGGGGAAGAGGGCGAGCTGACGCCGCAACTCGGACGCGTTCCGCCCGGCGGCGAGGCCGACGATCTCCATCTC
It encodes:
- the bamA gene encoding outer membrane protein assembly factor BamA, which gives rise to MHLRIIASRRLVQFVLAILLLCGPGETGAADFGIELPTVRRILILGNRSFDDETLKKRMRTRESRFYHIFRKPRYRRDFLRRDVQTIAAFYEKNGFFDAQVSIESVERDEKDNEVTIRILVNEGPQTTVRSLSFEGFDLVSPRNVRKDLRLIEGAPYNPNLLENDRYAILRKHFELGYLGAVATWDASVDSTAVDIAWSVDSQEPVRIDAIAVGGNRKVREGLITRELTFERGEFFRLGEVLESKQNLYNTGYFTSVEIEPVDLDVRGGTVDLNLQVRERRMGFIETGFGVGNVQGSRVFAEWGQRNLLGSGLALNVESSYAFQLFPDNRFSFDELDLRNKFLRHEGQLNFPHVLGTWNTFSIGASYERDATVEPAIVKATSATATVSRRFSRQTTLLCSYVFERIRRFDVVDERESSRRRSLDLNFTRDTRDFYFNPAKGNYVTTQARYSGGFLGGDDEYWSLVAAYQSYRRLAAGTVLAWRVRAGYADPFGKSEEGGLPIESRFFAGGGNSVRGYKENSLGPLRDGNEPMGGRILLLTNLELRFPIPWLSRYNLGMAAFLDGGNVWRSLDEIRIDRFAPYGDEKENDALDYRTSVGFGFRLNTPVGPLRLDVGFPMKRTPEMDYDSWVHISLGQIF
- the rseP gene encoding RIP metalloprotease RseP, which codes for MLLTIVAFLFVLGIVVFVHEFGHFIVAKLNGIYVITFSFGFGPKLLRKRVGETEYAISALPFGGYVKFAGENPDEESEPEDGVPDLPEHRLYRHKHPLGKMSVVLAGPFMNALLAVLIYVLAGWFYGLYVNPATVVGAVVDGSPAAEAGFLPGDEILAVNGETFRFWDDIQRSVIFETGVPSSFLVRRGGNELALTATPVLDDSSGYWDLGLRAPLPSKVGNVKRDAPAWKAGMRAGATILAINDTTVTTYAELEEWIHPRPGVPMAFTWEQAGVVRTDTIVPAGIDAASEGEKLDVVKVGGIGIGPPYERVRLPFPDAFRHGMASVTGMLRSIVDFLVKLVTGHATVRTVGGPLRVGIMAGDMIRWGFDYLVYFIAFFSLNLAIFNMLPILPFDGGHFVIFAVEFATGRRMNQRVQNVMAQVGFVILIALIAFIFVMDIFNLFGR
- a CDS encoding 1-deoxy-D-xylulose-5-phosphate reductoisomerase, whose protein sequence is MARKRILILGSTGSIGRSAVQIAERAGAEMEIVGLAAGRNASELRRQLALFPGALFTMAGTEALDGLAGDPETAPRFRGAGDGALGDLIGECRPDLVLNALVGISGLEPTVAALDAGCDVALANKETLVTAGGLVTALAAERKAAIIPVDSEHFSLARCLHGYEADVDEIVLTASGGPFLGKSRDELGAVSIGDVLDHPTWRMGRKVTVDSATLVNKGLEVIEAHWLFGFPYDRISVVVHPQSIVHALVRLRDGSFIAHLAPPDMRLPILGAFRYPAIVDFPWKSLALDEIGRLEFLPVLKEYPAFELTLETARAGGTAPAVLNAADEVAVDAFLRGRIGFLEIVDWLEEALGAHRTAAVRKIEDVLAADRWTRDFLAARHAGAVTD